One Rosa chinensis cultivar Old Blush chromosome 5, RchiOBHm-V2, whole genome shotgun sequence genomic region harbors:
- the LOC112165926 gene encoding sedoheptulose-1,7-bisphosphatase, chloroplastic → METSVACYARGAFPRNVSSSQHSTSLMSPASISSSFNAKVLRTSSLFGESLRLVPKSSLRALKTKNSSITPKCAIGDSLEEFLTKATPDKSLISLLLAMGEAIRTIGFKVRTASCGGTACVNTFGDEQLAVDMLADKLLFEALTYSHVCKYACSEEVPELQDMGGPVEGGFSVAFDPLDGSSIVDTNFTVGTIFGVWPGDKLTGVTGADQVAAAMGIYGPRTTYVLAIKGFPGTHEFLLLDEGKWQHVKETTEIGEGKMFSPGNLRATFDNPDYSKLIDYYVKEKYTLRYTGGMVPDVNQIIVKEKGVFTNVISPTTKAKLRLLFEVAPLGLLIENAGGYSSDGHKSVLDKVIVSLDDRTQVAYGSKNEIIRFEETLYGSSRLKEAVPVGAAA, encoded by the exons atgGAGACCAGCGTTGCATGCTATGCCAGAGGAGCTTTCCCGCGTAATGTTTCATCATCTCAGCATTCGACCTCGTTAATGTCTCCTGCTTCTATCTCTTCATCTTTCAATGCTAAG GTTTTGAGAACAAGCTCCCTATTTGGGGAATCATTACGTCTGGTGCCGAAGTCATCCCTAAGAGCTTTAAAGACAAAGAACAGTTCCATTACACCAAAATGCGCAATCGGGGATAGCTTG GAAGAGTTTCTAACAAAGGCCACCCCGGATAAGTCACTGATTTCATTGTTGTTGGCAATGGGAGAAGCAATAAGGACGATTGGATTCAAAGTGAGGACAGCTTCTTGTGGTGGAACTGCATGTGTCAATACCTTTGGAGATGAGCAGCTTGCTGTTGATATGCTTGCTGATAAGCTTCTATTTGAG GCCTTAACTTACTCACACGTCTGCAAATATGCTTGTTCCGAAGAAGTTCCTGAGCTCCAGGACATGGGAGGCCCAGTTGAAG GTGGATTCAGTGTTGCTTTTGATCCGCTTGATGGGTCAAGTATTGTGGACACAAACTTCACAGTGGGGACTATCTTTGGGGTGTGGCCGGGAGATAAGTTAACTGGGGTTACCGGAGCTGACCAAGTTGCTGCAGCCATGGGGATTTACGGGCCTCGAACAACTTATGTTCTTGCTATTAAAGGCTTCCCTGGCACACATGAGTTCCTTCTTCTTGATGAAG GAAAGTGGCAACATGTCAAGGAGACAAcagaaattggtgaaggaaagaTGTTCTCTCCCGGAAATTTGAGAGCCACATTTGACAACCCCGACTACAGCAag CTGATTGACTACTACGTGAAAGAGAAGTACACATTGAGGTACACCGGAGGAATGGTTCCCGACGTTAACCAG ATTATTGTTAAGGAGAAGGGTGTCTTCACAAATGTGATATCCCCAACGACCAAGGCAAAACTGAGACTGTTATTTGAGGTAGCTCCATTAGGATTGTTGATTGAGAATGCCGGGGGTTACAGTAGTGATGGCCACAAGTCTGTGCTGGACAAGGTCATCGTCAGTCTTGATGACCGGACCCAAGTCGCTTACGGATCCAAGAACGAGATTATCCGATTTGAAGAAACTCTATACGGATCATCCAGGCTCAAGGAAGCAGTGCCTGTTGGAGCTGCTGCTTAA